A window of Arcobacter acticola genomic DNA:
TCAGGATTAGGAATTCAAAATCCATATAACATTGCATTTATTAGAGATGCAGTAAAAGTTCCAGTATTAGTTGATGCAGGTTTAGGATGTGCATCTGATGCTTCTTATGCTATGGAATTAGGTGCAGATGGTATATTAGCTAATACTGCTATTGCTCAAGCTCAAAATCCAATGGCAATGGCAGAAGCTTTTAGATATGCAACAATAGCTGGAAGATTGAGCTATCAAGCGGGTAGAATCCCTAAAAAACCCTATGCAACTGCTAGTTCTCCTATTGATGGATTAATACATTTTTAATGAAGAAAAGAGGGAATTTCGACAAATTTAGAAATTCCCTCTAAAAACACTTGACAAATAGTTTATAATTTATTATAATTCCGTCCACTTTTAGTGAAACTTCAAAAATATTTTGTCGGGGCGTAGCGCAGTCTGGTTAGCGCACCTGGTTTGGGACCAGGGGGCCGGAGGTTCGAATCCTCTCGCCCCGACCACTTTATTTTTAACCTGTGGTAGGTATAGCTCAGTCGGTTAGAGCATCTGGTTGTGGTTCAGAGGGTCGTGGGTTCGAGCCCCATTACTTACCCCATTTTTTATTATTGTTGCTTCCATAGCTCAGCTGGATAGAGCAACGCCCTTCTAAGGCGTAGGCCGTACGTTCGAATCGTACTGGGAGTACCACTTTTTTAGTTTAGATTACCAACTAAACTTTTTTTCTTAAAAACTTATTATAATGCGGATGTGGTGAAATTGGTAGACACGCCAGACTTAGGATCTGGTGCCTCACGGTGTGGAAGTTCGAGTCTTCTCATCCGCACCACTATTGAGCGGGAGTAGCTCAGTTGGCTAGAGCTTCTGCCTTCCAAGCAGACTGTCGCGAGTTCGAGTCTCGTCTCCCGCTCCATTTTCAAAAAGCCTTATATAAGAAGTATCTTTACTTTTTGTGTAAGGCTTTTTTGACTTAAACAACTTTTTAAATGCTTCCATAGCTCAGCTGGATAGAGCAACGCCCTTCTAAGGCGTAGGCCGTACGTTCGAATCGTACTGGGAGTACCATAAAACAAGCTTTCATCTATTTGAACTTAGGTTCTTTTGGCTGAAAGCTTTTTTTTTGCTTGATTTTTCAAGCTTAAGGCTATATCTAAAATATTAGAATCATACGCCTGTTCAAAAGATAATTACAGATTAAAAATTGTAAAGAGAGATTGATTTAATGGTATCCCGCCAATTTTGGCAAGATACTTATATTGTTTTGAATTGGGAATTAACTATCTAATAATAATTTATCATCGTCTAATTCTTCACCATCTTTACGTGCAAGTGCAAATAAATTAAGTAAATCTTTAACTTCATAGTTTGATCGTTCTTTCCCCTCTAAATCAAAGATGATTTTACCTTCATGTAGCATGATTGTACGAGAGCCATAATCCAATGCTTGACGCATTGAGTGAGTTACCATCATTACCGTTAATGACTTTTCTTTAATAATTTGTGCAGAAATATCCATAATAAGAGCAGCTGTCTTAGGATCAAGTGCAGCTGTATGCTCATCTAAGAGTAAAATACTACTTGGTTGTAATGCAGACATTAATAAAGAAACAGATTGACGTTGTCCTCCAGATAAAAGTCCCATTTGAGAATTCAATCTATTTTCGAGACCAAGATTTAGTCTACTTAACTGCTCTTGAAAGATTTTTCGTAATTGATTATTTAAGGCCAAAGATAAAGAACCTTTTTGTCCACGCCCATATGCAAGTGCCATATTTTCTTCTACTGTTAAATCACCGCAAGTTCCTGCCAGTGGATCTTGAAATACACGTGCTATATCTTTAGTACGACCAGTTGCAGGTAAATTTGTTACCTCTCTATCATTAAAAAAGATATGTCCATGAGTTGTTTCAATATCACCTGCAATAGTATTAAGTAGAGTTGATTTACCTGCACCATTTGAGCCAATAACAGTAACAAATTGACCACTTGGAATAGTTAAATCAATTCCACGCAAGGCTAGTTTTTCTGTTGCTAAACCATGATTAAAGGTAACATGTAAATTTTCACATTTGATCATATTTCTTTTCCTTTTACTTTGGCTTTTTTTGCCTTCCATTCACTACGTAATTTTGGAAAGATTAAAGATAATGTAACAAGAACTGCTGTAATTAGATTTAAATCAGAAGCTTGAAATCCTAGGAAATCTGAATTTAGTGCCATAGAAACTGCTAGTCTGTATAAAATAGATCCAAGTATACAGCTCATTACAATAATTAAAAGTGACCGGCTACCAAATAGAGATTCTCCAATAATAACAGCAGCCAAACCAACGACAATTGTTCCTATTCCCATTGTTGAATCAGCGAAACCATTAGTTTGTGCAAATAAAGCACCTGCAAGCCCAACTAATCCATTAGATAAAGCAAGTCCTACATATACTTTTTCATTAACTACAATTCCATTTGCCTGAGCCATTCGTTTATTTGAACCTACCGCACGCATTGCTAAACCGTATTGAGTATATAAAAACCAAGCTACTAATAAACCAGCAATTATGGCACAAAATCCAACAAATATAACCTTCATATACATAGCAGGAATCCCTAAACTCTCAAATGGAGTTAATACAGTTGGTTCCATAATTAACGCAACATTAGGCTTACCCATAACACGAAGATTAATAGTATATAAAGCTGTCATAGTAAGAATACTAGCTAAAAGATGAAGAATATTAAAACGAAGATTTAACCAAGCAGTTACTAATCCAGCACTTGCCGCCGCAAGTGTTCCTAATAATGTAGATAAATAAGGATTAAACCCAGTAACGATTAAAGTTGCTGTTACAGCAGCTCCCAGTGTAAAACTTCCATCAACTGTAAGATCAGGGAAGTCTAAAATACGAAATGTAAGATAAACTCCTATTGCAACTAAACCATAAATTAAACCTATTTCTAGTGTTCCTAAAAAAGCATAAAGTGACAATTTAACAACTTTTCTTATTCAATAATTTTAGTAGCACGAGAAAGTACTGCTTCTGGAATTTTAATTCCCATTTTTTTAGCCATTTTTGGATTAACAAATAAATTAGTACCTTTAGCCATCTTAACATCAATAGAACCTGGTCTTTCGCCTTTTAAGATACGAACAACAATATCTCCAGTTTGACGACCTAAATCAAAATAATCATAACCAACAGCAGCAACTGCTCCACGTGCAACAGTATCTGTATCTCCAGCAAAAACTGGAATTTGTGCATCTATACCAACTTTTACAACTGATTCAACAGCTGAAATAATAGTATTATCAATTGGGCAGTAAATAGCATCAACTTTACCAATTAATTGTTTAGCTGCAATCATAACGTCAGATGATTTTGGAGCTGCAGATTCTACAATTTTGATTCCCATTTTTTCAGCTTCTACTTTAATAGCAGCAAGCATTGAAACTGAGTTTGTTTCACCTGGATTATATGGAATTCCTACGGCTTTTAAATTTGGAACAAATTCTTTAATTAACTCAAGATGCTCTTTAACATTTGCCATATCTGATAATCCAGTAACATTCCCACCTGGCTTTTCAAGAGTAGGTACAAGTTTCGCAGCAATTGGATCTGTTACAGCTGAAAATACAACAGGAATTGAACTATTAGTTGAAACGGTAGCTTGTGCAGATGGTGTTGCAATTGCAACAATTATATCTGGATTATCACCTACCATTTTACGTGCAATTTGTGCTGCAATTTCTGGTTTTCCTTGAGCACTTTCATATGTGAACTTAAGATTATCTCCCGTATATCCATTGTCATTTAATGTCTGTTTGATTCCATCTCTTACAGCATCCAATGCTGGATGCTCAACTATTGCAGTCGTTGCAACATAAGCAGGTTTAGCTTGAAGTGCAGAACTTATCATTAACGTTGATATAATTGCACTTTTAAAAATCGATTTTAATCTCATATTTAATTCCTTTGAATGTAAATTATTTTTTGGCTTTAAAAATAATTGTATATTTTTATAACTAAATGGTTACTGAATTATCGGTGATAAAGCATATAGATATTAATTGACTAATTAAAAAAAAGCTTATTTAATACAAAGGTAAATCTTAGATATAATCTTAAAATGAAAAAAATATTAGTAATAGGTTATGTTTGGCCTGAACCAAACTCATCAGCAGCAGGTTCTCATATTATGTCAATAATGAGACTTTTTTTGAGCCAAAACTGGCAAGTAGAGTTTTGTACCCCTTGTTCAATTTCAGAACATATGATAGAT
This region includes:
- a CDS encoding ABC transporter permease, with protein sequence MSLYAFLGTLEIGLIYGLVAIGVYLTFRILDFPDLTVDGSFTLGAAVTATLIVTGFNPYLSTLLGTLAAASAGLVTAWLNLRFNILHLLASILTMTALYTINLRVMGKPNVALIMEPTVLTPFESLGIPAMYMKVIFVGFCAIIAGLLVAWFLYTQYGLAMRAVGSNKRMAQANGIVVNEKVYVGLALSNGLVGLAGALFAQTNGFADSTMGIGTIVVGLAAVIIGESLFGSRSLLIIVMSCILGSILYRLAVSMALNSDFLGFQASDLNLITAVLVTLSLIFPKLRSEWKAKKAKVKGKEI
- a CDS encoding ABC transporter substrate-binding protein, coding for MRLKSIFKSAIISTLMISSALQAKPAYVATTAIVEHPALDAVRDGIKQTLNDNGYTGDNLKFTYESAQGKPEIAAQIARKMVGDNPDIIVAIATPSAQATVSTNSSIPVVFSAVTDPIAAKLVPTLEKPGGNVTGLSDMANVKEHLELIKEFVPNLKAVGIPYNPGETNSVSMLAAIKVEAEKMGIKIVESAAPKSSDVMIAAKQLIGKVDAIYCPIDNTIISAVESVVKVGIDAQIPVFAGDTDTVARGAVAAVGYDYFDLGRQTGDIVVRILKGERPGSIDVKMAKGTNLFVNPKMAKKMGIKIPEAVLSRATKIIE
- a CDS encoding ABC transporter ATP-binding protein translates to MIKCENLHVTFNHGLATEKLALRGIDLTIPSGQFVTVIGSNGAGKSTLLNTIAGDIETTHGHIFFNDREVTNLPATGRTKDIARVFQDPLAGTCGDLTVEENMALAYGRGQKGSLSLALNNQLRKIFQEQLSRLNLGLENRLNSQMGLLSGGQRQSVSLLMSALQPSSILLLDEHTAALDPKTAALIMDISAQIIKEKSLTVMMVTHSMRQALDYGSRTIMLHEGKIIFDLEGKERSNYEVKDLLNLFALARKDGEELDDDKLLLDS